In Insulibacter thermoxylanivorax, the genomic stretch GATTAACTGCCATTGCCCGGCGGTGCGCTGCTGCGGTCCGAACCTGCTGGTTGCAGACATGTATTATGCCGATGTAGACTTTAAGAAACGCAAAGCAATCGTGTAACGATTCGCAGTCCTTGGAGGATCTTACGGCCGGGGCGTTCCGGCTCTTAGACAAGCCCCGGAGAGGAGTGAATGTATGACGAAGAAAACGCTGTTCATCATCGTATTCGGGCTGGGATTCCTATATGCGCTGTTTACGGTGGGATTCCCCTTCCTCTTGGCGCTGGTCGTCGTGCTGTTCATGGAACCCTTCACCAAGTTGATCATGAAGGTGGGTAAACTCGGACGGACGGCGGCAGCCACAATCTCTTCTTCGATCTTTACGATCGGTTTGCTCGGGCTCGCTTATCTGATCGGCGTCAAGCTGCTCTCCGAGTTGATGAGTTTCTTCAATTATGCCAAGAATAACTTTCACCATGTGGCGGATTTTTTTGATCGGCTCACTTATGATGCTAATATCCTGTTCGATACCCTGCCGCCGGATCAAGCGGCCAGCTTAGCGGAGACCTTCGATGCCGGGATGGATGCGCTGATCAGCGCTGCGCAAAGCCTGCTCTCCAACCTGTCATCGTATGCACTCAACTTTGCGAAGGCCATACCGGATCTGTTCCTGTTCTTCCTCTTCTTCATCGTGGCGGTATTCCTGTTCAATATCAGTCTGGGCAAGATGAAGCAGGGATTTCTCTCGATCTTCGATGAATCTTCACAGGGGAAGGTAGATGTCGTGCTTGGCAATCTGCGCAATTCCATCTTCGGCTTCGTCCGGGCGCAGATCGTGTTCTCCGGGATGACGTATGTCTTAACGCTGATCGGGCTGTTGATCTTAGGGATCGATCATGCTTTCGCGATCGCTTTCCTGGTCACCATCGTCGATCTCTTGCCGGTCCTCGGTGTCGGCTCCTTCCTCGTCCCCTGGGCGATCTATCAGGCGCTGATCGGCAATTGGTTCATCGCGATCGGACTGGTTGTGCTGTTCATCGTGATCACCGTTGTTCGCCGTGTGATCGAGCCGAAGGTGCTGGGCGATGCTGTCGGCATCAGTGCACTGGCAGCGCTGATCAGCCTCTATGTCGGCTTCAAACTCGTCGGCGTGATCGGTTTGTTCCTGGGACCGGTTGTGGTGCTTGTGTATGAGGCGATGCGTAAGGAAGGATTGCTGAATATTAAGATCAAATTAGAATAACCGTCGCACAATCGTTCATATCTCGATTTGTCAGGCCTGGCCTGCGGAGGATTCGCTCCTTCGTCTGCCGGGCTTTTTGGTTCATTTTGTCTCCTGGTTATACTCCCAGCAATCGCTACATATGTTTGTAAGCAGGCAGGTGCATAAGTAAGCACGGAAAAACACTTGGGTCATGAGGGAGGACTGCTTAGAGGGGACATAGCGTGAATCGGTCTGTTGGTATGGTTAGCTCACGAATCGATCGATAGAGGAAGGTGGATGCGATGGATGAGAGGGACAAAGGTCAGAAGCCGATAGATGCCAACAGCAAGATAGAGCAGCTTGATCACTTCCGCATACAAAATACGGGGAAACCGCTGACGACCAAACAGAACTTGAAAGTCGCCAATGATTCGGAAATTCTAAAAGTCGGGGATCGCGGCCCCGGGTTGATGCAGGACTTCTACTTCTTCGAGAAGATGGGGCATTTTAACCGGGAGGAGATTCCCGAGCGGGTGGTGCATGCCAGGGGTTACAGCGCACATGGTTATTTTGAATGCTATCAGTCGATGAAGCATGTGACTAAGGCCTGTTTCCTGCAAGAACCCGGCAAGCAGACGCCGGTGTTCGTCCGCTTCTCTACGGTACAAGGTCCCAAAGGTTCCTATGATACGGCGCGGGACCTGCGCTGCTTAGGAGTGAAGTTTTATACGGAAGAAGGCAACTATGATCTGATGACGATCGCGATGCCCGTGCTCATCGTCCAAGATCCGATGAAATTCCCCGATGTCATCCATGCCTACCAGTCGAAGCAGGATGACGATATTCCGACGGCTACGGGCGCTCATGATCGGTTCTGGGATTATGTCGCCAGCAACCCGGAGTCCTTGCATATGGTGACCTGGATCATGTCCGATCGCGGCATCATCCGCAGCTACCGCATGATGGAGTCCTGGTCGATCAACACCTATCTGTTCGTGAATCACGAGGGCGTGGCCACCTTCGTCCGTTTCGTGTGGAAGCCCCTGCTCGGCGTCCATTCTCTGCTGCAGGATGAGGCGATCAAGCTCGGCGGCATCGATCCGGACTTTCATCGGAAGGATCTGCGCGAGGCCATCGACCGCGGCGCTTATCCGGAGTATGAATTAGGCGTGCAATTAATTCCCCTTGAAGATGAATTTAAGTACGACTTCGATATCCTCGATCCCGCGAAGTTCTGGCCGGAGGAACTCATCCCTGTTCAGATCATCGGTAAGATGACGTTGAACAGGAATATCGAGAACTACTTCGCAGAATCGGAGCAGGTCGCTTATAATCTTGCGAACGTTGTGCCGGGGATTGACTTCTCCAACGACCCCGTGCTGCAGGGCCGGCTGTTCGCCTATCGGGATACGCAGCAGCATCGGCTGGGCAGTGCCAACTATGATGAACTGCCCATTAACCGGCCGCTGTGCCCTTTCCACAATAATACAAGAAGAGGCTTCATGCGCTACCGCATCGACATCGATCACGTCAATTACCATCAAAACTCTCTGGCGAACAATACGCCTTACACGACACTGCCGCAGGAAGGCGGGTTCTTGGAGTATCCAAAGCGCGTAGCGGGCCATGTCATTCGCGGCCGCAGCCCGTCTTTTAACGATTATTTCTTCCAGGTTCGGATCTTCTGGAACAGCCTGACGCCGATCGAGAAACAGCATACCATCGAAGGATTCAGTTATCAGCTGGGGAAAGTGAAGAGCCGGGATGTGCGTCAGGCCAATGTGAACCTTCTCGTCAATGTCGATACTGAACTGGCCTATATCGTAGCGGATAATATCGGCGTAGATCGTCCGAAAGGCACCCACGTCAACGTCTCCACCAGCTATGCTTCCCTCAGTCAAGCGAGTACGCCTAAGTACGCCTATACTCAGAAGGTCGGCGTCCTGATCGGCAATGGATTCAATGGGCAGGAAGTGATGCAGACGCTGAAAGTCCTTGAACAGAACGGCGTGTTCATCGTGACGATCAGCGAGACTTTCGGTGAAGTGACGGGCAGCGACGGCACGAAGATTCATATCGACTCGACCTTCCTTACGAACAGTCCCTACTTGGTCGATTCCCTCTATGTCGTCGGCGGCACAGGGAGGAATCAAGCGAAGTTCATGCAGGAGATCGAAGAATATGTGCAGGTGGCTTACAAACATTATAAGCCGATCGGCGTAGCGACGACGGGGCAGTCTTTCCTGCGGACGTCGAAGCAGAACAACCTCGCCGGTGTGGTGTTCGCTGCGAACAATCCCAACTTCGGTGAGGAGTTCGTCGCGGCCATCGCGCAGCACCGCTTCTGGGACCGGACGTAGGCGGCAGGTTTGCTAATAAGCAGAAGAGTGACTTCCAAGCAGAGGGCTTGGGGTCACTCTTTTTTGTGCCCTGGGTTTCAAGGTAGAGTTGCAAATTCCTGCAGGGACAATGGAGATCCCCGGTGTATGGAGGTTGCTGATTCATGTTTGGGATGCTGCAGATTCCTGCTCTGGTGTATGGATGGTCGAGATGCTAACGGAACTGAGAGACGCTATTTGTTCGAAAACCGGGATTTTCGCAAGCTAACGGAAAGTGGGTTCGTTATTAGCACTAAAATGGTGGCAATGCGGCGTTTTTGGAAGGAATAAGGGATTGTGGTCCGCTAGTGTGAGAAAAAGCACGGAAATGGAGAAATAAGGTCTCTGAGTTCCGTTACGAAGTTGGGATGGGCATCTCAGCCAAAATGACAGCTGGATGCCCTTTATAGCTTAATGCGCTTACATTTGGTTATACGGTTCTTTCCTTCCTTTCATATCATTATTCCTCAAGCCAAGTTTGCGACCAGTTTTCGATATCGCGGATGATCGGTTCGAGTGCTCGACCTTTATCGGTTAAGGAATACTCTATTCGAACGGGAGTTTCCGGGTAGACTTCCCGCTTGACGATCCCCTCGTTTTCCAGAATTTTTAGTCGTTCCGAAAGAACTTTGCCGCTCACCCCAATGGATGATTCAATATGACAAAACCGCTGCGGGCCCGATAACAACTGATAAACAATCAATCCAGTCCACTTCTGGCTCAATAAATTCATGGCTTTTTCAAAACGTGGACAAATCACCGGATTCATGCGACTCCCTCCTTCCCTCTCCCCATTATAACACTTCCTAAATGTTAATTACATAATTTACTTCGAAAAATTACTTGATGAAATTTTATTATATAAATATAACACCTAACATAAAGTAAGTTTCTTATCATTCGAAAATCAATCAATGGAATGAATGAAGCAACAAATATAGATAATACAGAAGGAGTGCGCAGAGAGATGGCAAAGAATGCACGATGGATCCCGTTCGACTCTTTGAGGATTTTGCGACGCTCGATTTGATATCGGGTGGACGTGCTGAGATGATCGTTGGACGAGGAGCCTTTGTGGAGTCTTTTCCTCTATTCGGTTATGACTTGGATGATTACAATGCGTTGTTTAATGAACATCTGGCATTACTGTTGGAGCTGAATCGTAAGCCTGTCGTTACTTGGAGCGGTCAGCATCGTCCCGCTTTGAAGGAAGCTGAGATTGCGCCGCGGCCGAAACAACAGGAGATCCCCATATGGGTGGGCGTCGGAGGAACATTAGCGAGTGCTGAGCGTGCCGGCCGTTTGGGCACCGGCATGGCTGTTGCG encodes the following:
- the ytvI gene encoding sporulation integral membrane protein YtvI, translating into MTKKTLFIIVFGLGFLYALFTVGFPFLLALVVVLFMEPFTKLIMKVGKLGRTAAATISSSIFTIGLLGLAYLIGVKLLSELMSFFNYAKNNFHHVADFFDRLTYDANILFDTLPPDQAASLAETFDAGMDALISAAQSLLSNLSSYALNFAKAIPDLFLFFLFFIVAVFLFNISLGKMKQGFLSIFDESSQGKVDVVLGNLRNSIFGFVRAQIVFSGMTYVLTLIGLLILGIDHAFAIAFLVTIVDLLPVLGVGSFLVPWAIYQALIGNWFIAIGLVVLFIVITVVRRVIEPKVLGDAVGISALAALISLYVGFKLVGVIGLFLGPVVVLVYEAMRKEGLLNIKIKLE
- a CDS encoding catalase translates to MDERDKGQKPIDANSKIEQLDHFRIQNTGKPLTTKQNLKVANDSEILKVGDRGPGLMQDFYFFEKMGHFNREEIPERVVHARGYSAHGYFECYQSMKHVTKACFLQEPGKQTPVFVRFSTVQGPKGSYDTARDLRCLGVKFYTEEGNYDLMTIAMPVLIVQDPMKFPDVIHAYQSKQDDDIPTATGAHDRFWDYVASNPESLHMVTWIMSDRGIIRSYRMMESWSINTYLFVNHEGVATFVRFVWKPLLGVHSLLQDEAIKLGGIDPDFHRKDLREAIDRGAYPEYELGVQLIPLEDEFKYDFDILDPAKFWPEELIPVQIIGKMTLNRNIENYFAESEQVAYNLANVVPGIDFSNDPVLQGRLFAYRDTQQHRLGSANYDELPINRPLCPFHNNTRRGFMRYRIDIDHVNYHQNSLANNTPYTTLPQEGGFLEYPKRVAGHVIRGRSPSFNDYFFQVRIFWNSLTPIEKQHTIEGFSYQLGKVKSRDVRQANVNLLVNVDTELAYIVADNIGVDRPKGTHVNVSTSYASLSQASTPKYAYTQKVGVLIGNGFNGQEVMQTLKVLEQNGVFIVTISETFGEVTGSDGTKIHIDSTFLTNSPYLVDSLYVVGGTGRNQAKFMQEIEEYVQVAYKHYKPIGVATTGQSFLRTSKQNNLAGVVFAANNPNFGEEFVAAIAQHRFWDRT
- a CDS encoding winged helix-turn-helix transcriptional regulator, with the protein product MNPVICPRFEKAMNLLSQKWTGLIVYQLLSGPQRFCHIESSIGVSGKVLSERLKILENEGIVKREVYPETPVRIEYSLTDKGRALEPIIRDIENWSQTWLEE